The genomic stretch ACGACCAGCTCATGCAGTGCCAGGCCGATGTGAAGGGAGGCATTTGGCGTCAGCAGAACATCATCGCCACGAGCTTGGATCAAATCCGGATGATCCTGCACATAACGATCAACCTGTTGTTTCAGGAGATCACGGAAATAGGCCCCGCGCCAGCTGGAATCGGTGATCAGATCCTGCGATTGCGACAGCGCATGCAAGCGCCCGCGGAACTTTCGCAGGAACATATCCAGCGTGCCCGAATAGCGCGCCGTCTGCGAAGCGATGCTTTGAATAATCGCCAGCAGGTTCTTTGACCGGTGGCTGACCTCGCGCAACAGGGCGCGCAGCAGACGTTCACGTCGGCGGTCTTCGGTCCGATCAATGATCACGGTGATCATATGGAGATCATGCTCGGCCATCTCGACAAGGCGACAACGGAATTCGAAGAAGCTATCGTCGCCAGCCTCCACTTCGATTTCCGCACGGTCTCCCACCTTGTTCAGACCGGCTTTGAGTTCGGCGAGCCTCTGCCCGATGTCGTCACCAAAGATACCAAGATCAGAAGGTGCCTGCCCGGCCTGCAGCTTCCAATAGGAAGGCAGTGTCGTGATGCAAACATATTTGCCCGTCTTGTCCTGAAGGATCAAGCTGGCACCCATGTCGATCAGGGCGGTTATGAAGAACTCGCGCAGTTGATCATCGCCGCGCTGAGGTTCAAACCATGTTAATCGATGCACCAACTTCCTGCTCCGCCGTTGATCGGCGCTCCGATGTTGAGCGAACAATAGCACGCCTCTTCATCGGACCCCCTCACTTCGTCACATGGCCTTTTGTCAGACCTTCTCAGCGACCCGCTCGTTGAAGAAAAGAGCCTGACTGATTAAAGCTTTCACCATGTCGGGGTTAAATGGCTTGGTCACCAGAAATGCTGGTTCCGGGCGTTCTCCAGTCAAGAGGCGCTCCGGGAATGCTGTGATAAAGATAACCGGGATCGTATCGACCTTCAGAATGTCGTTGACGGCGTCAATACCGGAACTGCCATCAGCAAGTTGAATGTCTGCAAGCACCATTTTCGGGTTCGTCCGATTGAAGAGCTCCACAGCTTCGCTATGGGTTCGAGCAATACCGGAAACCCGATGCCCCAGATCTTCGACCATTTGCTCGATATCGAGAGCGATCAGCGGCTCGTCTTCGATGATCATGATATCCGTCGCTACTTGGCGAGAGATTTCAGTCGAAGCTTCATTGAACAGGACGCCAAAATCAGCCTCGCCAACCCCCAGAATTTCGGCGGCTTCGCCGCTGCTGAACCCTTCGACGGTGATCAAAAGGAAGGCATGACGAGCGCGGGTAGGCACTGCAGCCAGATTGGCCGCGGCACGTTTCTCCCACGCAAATGGCGAAGAAACGACTGGGAGCTCGACCTTCGTGGAATCGTAGATGCTCACAAAGAGCTTATAGAGGGCCACTCGATCATCGCCGACATCGGGGAAAACCGAGATATCGGCAATCAGAGCCTCAAGCACAGCGGCCACATAGGCGTCACCAGAAGTCTGGGACCCGGTTACAGCGCGTGCATAGCGCCGCAAATAGGGAAGATGAGCAGCTATGCGGGCAGTAAGGGACATGCAGTTTCTCCAATAGGGTACAGAATATCTGAGCGCGGGCTCGGCAGGAAACGCCTGGTCTTAAAAAAAGTTCCGAACAGTAGGAACTTTTTTGCATTGCCTTTCTTATCAGGCTAATCGAACAATCATATGAGGATTTAACGGACCTTGACAGATATGCCTGGCGAAGCAAATGACAGCAAGAAGACCAAGCGCAGCAGGGATCCGCTGAAAGACAGCGCCAATACACTGATCGCCGCCAAGTTGCGGACCTACTATGACAGCATCGTGCAGGAAGGTATTCCTGACGATCTGCTGAACCTGCTTGAACAACTCGATGAAGCTGAAAAGAAGAGCGGTCGGTAGCGTCATTTTTTTTCAAGTCACGAGATGAGGCGACCAGTTCTTGTTGAACCGACCGCCCCAAACACTCTATTCATCGTCGCTGCCGACGCCCTGGTTTTTGGCGACTGCATAAGCAACACCAGCTATCAGTAAAGTGGTCAGAACCGAGCGGCCCCGCATCAGTGCTGGCAAGCCGGCAAGCATCTGCATTGCCATCGGGCTAGGTAAGCGCTTTGCGGCTTCGCGCTGGCGGGCCTCTGCTCTTTTTTCCGTCTGATGGTTCATACCACTGACTATGGCTAGAATGACACCCGCCAGGATCAGTGTCGCCGCAGCCAGAATGACAAGCGCTGTTATGACGCCAAACGCCTGGGCCAGAACAATGCCTATGGCGAGAATAACGGCCACATAGGCGGTCAAGCCAAGAATTGCTGCGAGGACCCCGCCTATGGCAGAGCGCATCATCCGTCGCATGGATGGTTTCACTCTGCCAAAGACATAGACCCACAGATGATGGAACAAGCCACCCATAACGATCAACGCCGGTTCAGGACGGCCGCCATGTAGCCTACAGCGGCTGCGATAGCGATCGACTGGATCGGACGTGCACGCACATGGGCCTCCAGGTCCTGCTCGACATTCGCAATGCTCTCACGTGCACTCGCCATGTAATCGGAAGAGCTTTCAGCCATACCGGATGTCATCTGGCTCGCACTCTTGCCAGCCTGGCGGATTTTGCCGCTTCCAAACGATGCGACTGTTTGCGCCAGGGATGCCAGATCGCGCCTCAGGTTTTCGACCTCAGCCTGCACATCACCGCTGGTCGCACCAGATGAGGTCGACGCCTTCTTCTCGACACGGTCTGCCACGTCGTTAGCCGTGTCTTCGATCTTGCTTTTTCCCGCTGTCGGTACTTGCGCCATGGATAGCTCCTTGTGCGTTGTGAATCATCATTGTTCCGGTTCCAAACGCCTGAGCGCTTAAGGTGTTCCCCCTGAACACACTTTCTCAAGATTGCAGTGACAATGACGCTGTCAGGGGTGCTGCTGATGAAGTTTCCTGGAACTTCGCAGCGCAAGGACCGTTGACTGTACCGAGTTGGAAAGGCTCGGATCTAAAAGCAAAACAGATGGGAGTATCCCCGATGAATTGGAATCAGATCGAAGGTAACTGGGAGCAGTTCAAGGGCAAGGCCCAGACCCAGTGGGGCAAGCTCAGCGGCGATGATCTGGATGTGATCAACGGCAACCGTAAAGAGCTTTCCGGAAAGATCCAGGAAGCCTATGGCAAGTCCCAGGAAGAGGCCGACCGCGAGATCGACAACTGGATGAACAAAAACTGATCGTCGATCAATCGCTGAAGCAAACCCTGGCAAAATCCGCAGGTTTACCCCTGCGGATTCTCTGTATCAGGCGGCACCACTTGCGCCGTAGCGCACCCCTTTTTCCTTGAGCCACCGCCGATAGGCAATGGAGGAAGCATCCGCCCGCGTGGGGATTTCCTTGCGCGGTTCAAGCGGCAGAAGAACCGGCCGCTGGTTTTCCAGAATGATGCGGTCCTGCAGAAAGATCAGTTGCTGAAAGTGAATGAGCTCGGTCGTCGTGGAAGCATCGTCGATCAGATACATGATCGGATGCGCTCGGCATCGATCCGGATCGAGCGGCTGGACGAACAGCCCGATGACATCCCACCGCGATTCCGAATTCGGACAGGTCTTGTAAAGCAGCGTCGTAAACGGCGTCATCACACGGTAGGTGTAGTGGGTTGTGATCCCGTCCTTGGCCGAAAACGCCGCCTGGGGCTGGAAGAACTTGCAGTTCGTCGCCCAGACCTCATCCACATCCCTGCGGATTTCGACATCATAGTGCTCGACTTCGGTGTAAGGCTCGGCTCCAAGCACGTCAGTATGGACGAATGGGAAATGGGCCATATCGAGAAAGTTCTCGATGATGCGCAGGCCCGAGGCACGAACGGTGACAACGCCACAGGGGACATAACGGCGATCCGGCTCGTCGGCTTCAGGCAAGGGAAAGATTTCACCCTCCGGCTGGCCCAGTGTTGTCCAGAGGAAACCGAACCGATGGCGTATCGGCAACGGGTCCTGACGCCCTTCCGCAAAGACTGAGATTTTGCCATCACCATCCTTGCAGACACTGAGATCACTGCCGAGCAGCCGGTTCCGACTGGTTCCAAAGGGGATCACAGCCTCGGTGTCGATGACATACCATTGATCGAGCGTTGCCTTGTCGATGTCGTTCGCCATGCGGCTGCCTTTTCGTCCGGGTGAAACTGCTTTTTCCCTTGAACCCATAAGGATCTGATCGTTAGATTGCCCAAAAAATAGAGCGCGCACAATTGTCAGGCAGAACAAATCCGAAAGCAAATTGCGGCAGCAGCGATCCGATCGTGACCCTGTTCACCTTTCGGGGCGCGCTCCCTGTCGAGAGCTTCACCGGCTTTGCGGTCCACCGCGCGGCAAGGCTCGACCTCTCCTTGGATCTGGGCGCCTGCTCCGACGACATATGCGCCATGACTGTGTCTGGACCAACTGCTTTGGTGGATGCCTTCGAAATGGCCGTCAGCCTCGGGCCGCAAGACTGCATTGTGTTGGAAATTGACCGGAAAGACCGTCCGCTTGCAGAATACCCATCACCAGAAAGGATCGCCCATGCATGATCATGTCGGCTGGATACCTGTCGCGCTCTCGTCCAGCATTGAAATGGGAACATCGGCCGGCACGCGCATTTTCGGAGAAGAACGCGTCGTGTGGCGCGATGACAAGGGCAATGTTCATGTCTGGGAGGATCGATGTCCTCATCGCGGCATGCGCATGAGCTTTGGCTTTGTGCGCGGCGATCATATCGCCTGCCTTTATCACGGCTGGCGATATGATCGCACAGGCCAGTGCAGCCATATTCCGGCCCATCCTGATCTGGACGTGCCGAAGACAATCAAGGTCCCGACATTCGAGGCTGAAGAGGCAGGAGGGATCATCTGGTGCAAACCGACTGACGAGGATGGCAACAGCCCATTACCCCTTTTGCCCGAGAAAGTAGCCTCGGTCCGATCCGTTTATGTCGATGCATCACTTGCCGGATCTTCCGAAGCCCTTTTGGCCTCACACCCACCCGGATTTGAAGGAACGAGGCCTGAGGCGCTATCACCAGTTTGTCTTTCATGGCGCAGTGAAGGCCGGGAATTGCTGGCGGCTCTCCAGCCGCTCAACGATAAGCAAAGCGCCCTTCATCTGGTGGCCACGGGAAGCCTTCAACCCGAAACACTGAAACAGCTCGTTCACTGGGCAACAGGGCTGCGTCTGGTCATTGAAACATCCATGATCGAGGCGGCGTGATGTCAAACCTGATCCTATACAACTACGACCTTGATGAGGGTTGCTACCGGGTCCGTCTGCTCCTGTCGATACTGAAGCTTCCCTACGAGGCCATCGCGATCGACATGGAACCGGGTCGGGAGCATCAACAACCGCACATGCTGGCATTGAATCCCACCGGTTCCCTGCCAATTCTTCGCGACGGCGATCTGACATTGTTCGGAACCGAAGCGATCCTTGCCTATCTAACACGAGCCTACGACAAGACGGGACAATGGCTGCCGCTTGACCCGGTAGAATTCGGTCAGATCCAGCAATGGCTCGGTTTCTCGCAAGGCCATCTGCATCATGCGGTCCAAGCGCGTCACCAGGCCCTGTTTACCCCGGAGGGAGCGACCACCGGAGACCGGGCAGCCGCCCGACGCGCATTTCGCATCATGGATGACCACATGACGCTGCAGCAGATCGACGGCGCCGAATTCTTCGTCGGCGAGACTCCGACCATCGCCGACATTGCGCTCGTGGCAAGCTTTGCCCTGTCGCGTGATTTTGGTCAGGACCATGACGAGTTTCCAGCTCTGCGCCGCTGGCTGCGGCGCGTTCGAAAACTCGGAGGCTTCATGACGATGCCGGGAATTCCAGACTATCATTGATGTCCCTGACCTTGCCTGCAGCAAACGCCTCGTCTACTGCCAGACAAGCACAAGCATCAGGGGATCGATATCATGCGCATAGTCTTCCTGGACCGGGATACCCTTTCACCGGAGACAAAGCTCCGCGCGCCGGGCTTTGCGCATGATATGGTTGTGCATGACAGGACTCATCCTCGTGATGTGGCCGACCGGATCCGCGACGCCGATATCGTCATCACCAACAAGGCTCCTGTTCGAGCAGAGGCCCTCACCTCTGCCACGCGCCTGAAGCTGATTGCTGTTGCCGCCACAGGAACGGATGTGATCGACCTTCAGGAAGCAAAGGCGCGTGGCATTGCCGTTTGCAACATCAGGAACTATGCCAGGCACACGGTGCCGGAACACACTTTTGCACTCATACTGGCTCTGCGCCGCTCGATAGTTCCCTATCGAAACTCCGTTATTGAGGGGCGCTGGCAGGATGCAGCGCAATTCTGCTACTTCGACTATCCGATTGCCGATCTTGGCGGGACAACGCTTGGGATAATCGGCCACGGCACGCTTGGCCAAGCTGTCGGGCGCATTGCCGAAGCCTTCGGCATGCGGGTCTTGATCGCCGGGCGCAAAGGAGCAGCGGATCTCAAGCCGGGTCAGACCGCGTTCGAGGACGTGCTGCGGCAATCGGATGTAATCACCTTGCATTGCCCGCTGAACAGCGAAACACGCGGCCTGATCAGCACGCAGGAATTCGCCCTGATGGAACGCAAGCCGCTCCTCATCAACACAAGTCGTGGCGGTCTGGTGGACGAATCGGCTCTCGAGGAGACCCTGGACAAAAACCAGATCGCCGGCGCCGGTTTCGACGTGACCGACGGCGAACCGCCCGCAGCCGACAGTCCCATGATGCGGATAGCGACGAGGCCCAACGTCATCCTGACACCGCATGTCGCATGGGCCAGCCGTGAGGCAATTCAGGCCCTTGCAGACCAGTTGATCGAAAACATCGAGCTCTTCGTCGCTGGCACGCCCCGGAACCGTGTCGCTTAACCTCGACCAAAGGGGACTTGCCCCGGGCACGTCAGAATGGCTAACTCGCCACCAAACGAGGAGGACATGATGCGATACATAGAGGCTGACTATCAGGGCGAAGAGATTCTGACGGCGCGTCAGGGGTCGCTGGGTCTGATTTCATTGAACCGGCCAAGGGTACTGAACAGCCTCTCGCTTGGCATGGTGGAAGCCATGACCACCGCCCTCGACCGCTTTGAACAGGATGAGACGACCGCAGCCGTGCTGGTTACAGGCGAGGGCGAACGTGGCCTTTGCGCTGGCGGCGATATCCGCATGTTCTATGAAAGCGGCAAGGCAGGCGACAGCAAGGCATCCGAATTCCTCAAGGCAGAATACCGGCTGAATGCGAAGATCGCCCGCTATTCGAAGCCTTACATCGTCTTAATGGAAGGTATCACCATGGGCGGCGGTGTGGGTGTTTCCAGCCATGGCAGCCACCGCATCGTCACCGAGACGACGAAACTCGCCATGCCCGAAACCGGCATCGGCTTTTTCCCGGATATCGGCGCCACCTGGCTTCTCGCGAATGCACCGGGAGAAATCGGAACCTGGATGGGCCTGACCGGTGACACCATCCTGGCAGCAGACACGATCGCAGCCGGCTTTGCCGATTATTATGTCCCCGCAGACAGGCTCGGCTCCTTGGCCAATGACCTGGCAACGCTTCCACCGGAAGCCGGGAGCGATGCGGCAACGGACATGATCAAGACCTTTGC from Peteryoungia desertarenae encodes the following:
- a CDS encoding Rieske (2Fe-2S) protein, with product MHDHVGWIPVALSSSIEMGTSAGTRIFGEERVVWRDDKGNVHVWEDRCPHRGMRMSFGFVRGDHIACLYHGWRYDRTGQCSHIPAHPDLDVPKTIKVPTFEAEEAGGIIWCKPTDEDGNSPLPLLPEKVASVRSVYVDASLAGSSEALLASHPPGFEGTRPEALSPVCLSWRSEGRELLAALQPLNDKQSALHLVATGSLQPETLKQLVHWATGLRLVIETSMIEAA
- a CDS encoding sensor histidine kinase gives rise to the protein MITVIIDRTEDRRRERLLRALLREVSHRSKNLLAIIQSIASQTARYSGTLDMFLRKFRGRLHALSQSQDLITDSSWRGAYFRDLLKQQVDRYVQDHPDLIQARGDDVLLTPNASLHIGLALHELVVNAVSHGTFLQTRRPIEVSCAYEHTQDGPMVTISWVEPHTAPDEDALNAARSNRFGSTVLERVVPASVGGTASHHLDKQEVRYELRFPLEVFD
- a CDS encoding response regulator encodes the protein MSLTARIAAHLPYLRRYARAVTGSQTSGDAYVAAVLEALIADISVFPDVGDDRVALYKLFVSIYDSTKVELPVVSSPFAWEKRAAANLAAVPTRARHAFLLITVEGFSSGEAAEILGVGEADFGVLFNEASTEISRQVATDIMIIEDEPLIALDIEQMVEDLGHRVSGIARTHSEAVELFNRTNPKMVLADIQLADGSSGIDAVNDILKVDTIPVIFITAFPERLLTGERPEPAFLVTKPFNPDMVKALISQALFFNERVAEKV
- a CDS encoding DUF883 family protein, with translation MAQVPTAGKSKIEDTANDVADRVEKKASTSSGATSGDVQAEVENLRRDLASLAQTVASFGSGKIRQAGKSASQMTSGMAESSSDYMASARESIANVEQDLEAHVRARPIQSIAIAAAVGYMAAVLNRR
- a CDS encoding D-2-hydroxyacid dehydrogenase, with the protein product MRIVFLDRDTLSPETKLRAPGFAHDMVVHDRTHPRDVADRIRDADIVITNKAPVRAEALTSATRLKLIAVAATGTDVIDLQEAKARGIAVCNIRNYARHTVPEHTFALILALRRSIVPYRNSVIEGRWQDAAQFCYFDYPIADLGGTTLGIIGHGTLGQAVGRIAEAFGMRVLIAGRKGAADLKPGQTAFEDVLRQSDVITLHCPLNSETRGLISTQEFALMERKPLLINTSRGGLVDESALEETLDKNQIAGAGFDVTDGEPPAADSPMMRIATRPNVILTPHVAWASREAIQALADQLIENIELFVAGTPRNRVA
- a CDS encoding glutathione S-transferase family protein, producing the protein MSNLILYNYDLDEGCYRVRLLLSILKLPYEAIAIDMEPGREHQQPHMLALNPTGSLPILRDGDLTLFGTEAILAYLTRAYDKTGQWLPLDPVEFGQIQQWLGFSQGHLHHAVQARHQALFTPEGATTGDRAAARRAFRIMDDHMTLQQIDGAEFFVGETPTIADIALVASFALSRDFGQDHDEFPALRRWLRRVRKLGGFMTMPGIPDYH
- a CDS encoding aromatic ring-hydroxylating oxygenase subunit alpha — protein: MANDIDKATLDQWYVIDTEAVIPFGTSRNRLLGSDLSVCKDGDGKISVFAEGRQDPLPIRHRFGFLWTTLGQPEGEIFPLPEADEPDRRYVPCGVVTVRASGLRIIENFLDMAHFPFVHTDVLGAEPYTEVEHYDVEIRRDVDEVWATNCKFFQPQAAFSAKDGITTHYTYRVMTPFTTLLYKTCPNSESRWDVIGLFVQPLDPDRCRAHPIMYLIDDASTTTELIHFQQLIFLQDRIILENQRPVLLPLEPRKEIPTRADASSIAYRRWLKEKGVRYGASGAA
- a CDS encoding CsbD family protein, with the protein product MNWNQIEGNWEQFKGKAQTQWGKLSGDDLDVINGNRKELSGKIQEAYGKSQEEADREIDNWMNKN
- a CDS encoding NepR family anti-sigma factor — protein: MPGEANDSKKTKRSRDPLKDSANTLIAAKLRTYYDSIVQEGIPDDLLNLLEQLDEAEKKSGR
- a CDS encoding enoyl-CoA hydratase/isomerase family protein; its protein translation is MRYIEADYQGEEILTARQGSLGLISLNRPRVLNSLSLGMVEAMTTALDRFEQDETTAAVLVTGEGERGLCAGGDIRMFYESGKAGDSKASEFLKAEYRLNAKIARYSKPYIVLMEGITMGGGVGVSSHGSHRIVTETTKLAMPETGIGFFPDIGATWLLANAPGEIGTWMGLTGDTILAADTIAAGFADYYVPADRLGSLANDLATLPPEAGSDAATDMIKTFATDLPTGKLADNRAMIDQCFAFDTVEEIVKALQAAGTDVATATLSTMLAKSPTSLKVTLRMLREARRSRDLETCLEREFAGTLQVVKVPDFYEGIRAAIIDKDRNPKWSPATLEDVAPESVEAFFAARDVRLFG